The following proteins are encoded in a genomic region of Maribacter hydrothermalis:
- the fucP gene encoding L-fucose:H+ symporter permease — MSKTDKTPIVATKTLLPFILITSLFALWGFANAVTDPMVQAFKKVLELSNSQAAWVQMAFYGGYFCMALPAALFVRKYSYKVGVLIGLALYAAGALLFYPAAITEQFWFFCLGLYILTFGLAFLETTANPYILAMGDPKTATQRLNLAQAFNPIGLLLGLLVAQQFVLKNLQSDDIENYSALSEAKKSIIRTSDLMVIRDPYVILGLVILAILVLIAVSKMPQSKGDGSIPSLSHTFSSLKKNKKYVLGVVAQVFYVGAQIMCWTYIYQYAEAIGMDSETAANYQIVAFILFLVGRVIGTYLLRFISSGKLLLIYAIAAIIASLGTMFLVGQIGLYCLVAMSLCMSVMFPTIYGIALENLEEEESKIGAAGLVMAIVGGALMPGLQGKIIDIGGFGVNDTQIIGLSEVNFSFILPLICFVVIALYGQMTNKRYQS, encoded by the coding sequence ATGTCAAAGACCGATAAAACTCCCATAGTAGCCACTAAAACGTTGCTACCCTTTATTCTTATAACTTCTCTATTTGCGCTTTGGGGCTTTGCAAATGCAGTTACTGACCCAATGGTACAAGCATTTAAAAAAGTCTTGGAACTTTCTAATTCTCAAGCGGCTTGGGTACAAATGGCTTTTTACGGGGGTTACTTTTGCATGGCTTTGCCTGCAGCGCTTTTCGTTAGAAAGTATTCTTATAAAGTAGGTGTGCTTATTGGATTAGCTCTTTATGCAGCAGGTGCACTACTTTTTTATCCTGCCGCTATCACAGAGCAATTTTGGTTCTTTTGTTTAGGACTTTATATCTTAACCTTTGGACTCGCATTTTTAGAAACTACCGCAAACCCATACATTTTGGCAATGGGAGACCCCAAAACTGCCACCCAACGATTGAATCTGGCACAAGCCTTTAACCCTATTGGTCTATTATTAGGACTATTGGTTGCGCAGCAATTCGTACTTAAAAATTTACAATCAGACGATATTGAAAACTATAGTGCTTTATCCGAAGCTAAAAAATCAATAATCAGAACATCTGACTTAATGGTGATTAGAGATCCCTATGTTATTTTGGGGTTGGTAATTTTGGCGATATTGGTACTGATAGCCGTTAGCAAAATGCCACAATCTAAAGGTGATGGCTCTATACCTAGTTTAAGCCACACTTTTAGTTCTTTGAAAAAAAATAAAAAGTATGTCCTTGGTGTAGTCGCACAAGTTTTTTACGTAGGTGCGCAAATTATGTGCTGGACGTACATTTACCAATATGCTGAAGCTATTGGTATGGATAGTGAAACCGCCGCCAATTATCAGATTGTTGCCTTTATTTTATTTTTAGTAGGCAGAGTTATCGGCACATATCTGTTGCGATTTATTTCTTCTGGAAAACTATTATTAATCTACGCGATTGCCGCTATTATAGCATCATTGGGCACTATGTTTTTAGTAGGTCAAATAGGGCTTTATTGTCTTGTTGCTATGTCCCTGTGCATGTCTGTAATGTTCCCAACTATTTATGGCATTGCACTAGAAAACCTAGAAGAAGAGGAATCTAAAATTGGTGCCGCCGGTCTTGTAATGGCTATTGTGGGTGGCGCTTTAATGCCGGGTCTACAAGGTAAAATTATCGATATTGGCGGATTCGGAGTTAACGATACCCAAATAATAGGCTTATCTGAAGTGAACTTTTCATTCATATTACCTTTAATCTGTTTTGTAGTTATTGCGCTTTACGGGCAAATGACAAATAAACGTTACCAGAGCTAA
- a CDS encoding L-rhamnose mutarotase: MENEKHCFALDLKNDATLIKEYVEYHKNVWPEIIESIKGSHIENLDIYLVENRLFMIMETNSLFSFEKKQEADENNAKVQEWETLMWKYQQAIPNSNPGEKWRLMNKIFEL; encoded by the coding sequence ATGGAAAATGAAAAACATTGTTTTGCCCTAGATTTAAAAAATGATGCTACCCTAATCAAAGAATATGTGGAGTATCATAAAAATGTTTGGCCTGAAATTATTGAAAGTATCAAAGGTTCACACATAGAAAATTTAGATATTTATCTAGTGGAAAACAGGCTCTTCATGATTATGGAAACCAACTCATTGTTCTCTTTTGAGAAGAAGCAAGAAGCAGACGAAAATAATGCCAAAGTACAAGAATGGGAAACCTTAATGTGGAAATACCAACAAGCCATACCTAACTCAAATCCAGGAGAAAAATGGCGATTAATGAACAAAATATTTGAATTATGA
- a CDS encoding alpha-hydroxy acid oxidase, producing MSKAKLAINNSYPSITDLRNKAKKKIPKFAFEYLDGGCNEDVNLIKNTSEIREVELTPSYLSKHTGSDMKTELFGHTYDAPFGIAPVGLQGLMWPNAPEILAKAAFEHNVPFILSTVSTSSIERISEITEGQAWFQLYHPTENRLRDDMIQRAAQAECPVLVILSDVPTFGFRPRDIRNGLAMPPKMSVKNILQILGRPEWAMKTLIHGQPNFETLKPYMPKNLDLKQLGKFMDQTFTGRLNEEKIKPIRDMWKGKLVLKGVASEMDAEKAIRLGVDGIIVSNHGGRQLDAGESTIRPLTRIAEKYGNQIKVMMDSGLRSGPDIARTMASGAEFTFLGRSFMYGVAALGNEGGNHTISLLKTELQQVMEQICCENTMDFPNHLIKKIK from the coding sequence ATGAGCAAAGCCAAACTTGCCATCAATAATAGTTACCCTTCTATTACCGACCTAAGAAACAAAGCAAAGAAGAAGATTCCAAAATTCGCTTTTGAATATTTGGACGGCGGATGTAATGAAGATGTAAACCTTATTAAAAACACGTCTGAAATTAGAGAGGTTGAGTTGACACCTAGCTATTTAAGCAAACACACGGGTTCTGATATGAAAACCGAGTTGTTCGGTCATACTTATGATGCACCATTCGGTATTGCACCTGTAGGTCTACAAGGGTTGATGTGGCCCAATGCTCCAGAAATATTGGCAAAGGCAGCATTCGAGCATAACGTTCCCTTTATTCTAAGTACGGTATCTACCAGTAGTATCGAAAGAATTTCTGAGATTACCGAAGGTCAGGCTTGGTTTCAATTATACCACCCCACCGAGAATAGATTACGAGATGATATGATCCAAAGAGCTGCACAGGCAGAATGCCCTGTTCTGGTCATTTTATCAGATGTACCTACTTTCGGCTTTCGTCCTAGAGATATTAGAAATGGTTTGGCAATGCCACCAAAAATGAGCGTAAAAAATATTCTTCAAATTTTAGGTAGACCAGAATGGGCAATGAAAACACTTATTCACGGACAACCAAATTTTGAAACACTCAAACCCTACATGCCTAAAAATCTAGATTTAAAACAGCTAGGTAAATTCATGGACCAAACCTTTACAGGTAGATTAAATGAAGAGAAAATAAAACCTATTCGCGATATGTGGAAAGGAAAATTGGTACTAAAAGGTGTTGCTTCTGAAATGGATGCAGAGAAAGCAATTCGTTTAGGTGTGGATGGTATTATTGTTTCTAACCATGGCGGTAGACAACTAGATGCCGGCGAATCTACTATTAGACCGTTAACGAGAATTGCAGAAAAATACGGTAATCAAATAAAAGTTATGATGGATAGCGGCTTACGCTCTGGTCCAGATATTGCGAGAACAATGGCTTCTGGTGCTGAATTCACTTTTTTAGGTCGTTCGTTTATGTACGGAGTTGCCGCTTTAGGTAATGAAGGCGGAAACCATACGATTTCATTATTAAAGACCGAATTACAACAGGTAATGGAGCAAATATGCTGTGAGAATACGATGGACTTTCCAAATCATTTGATTAAGAAAATTAAATAA
- a CDS encoding HD family phosphohydrolase, whose protein sequence is MDNLYKQQSLIFKYILYIASVAFIVFFLPKGGKFKYEFQKGKPWQYENLYAPFDFSIKKTDKEIEKEKQSIESSQLPYYYYDQAIVENVDEKFIIRFDEKWNSIELRVNQKNRLKAVSKIILDSIYARGILQNNGKQVQRDFIFLVKDNEAKKVRVTEFYRVNEVNRLINTILAQNNLSVFENETQSLFFDLITPNVNFDNNLTQKARDEALSKLSYTRGTVDQGRLIIAKGEVVEAENLKVLESLKDEYESELWTASNYYYILIGYTVLVALVLIMLFLFLKKYRKTVYDNNVKVTFIFFNILLMVFITTMVVKYNDQLVFVVPLCILPLILKTFFDARLGLFVHVLAVLILGFVVPNSFEYIFLQIITGIVTILTVSELYKRANLFVSVGQITLIYIIGYLAFHTIHEGDLSDIEWFTLGLFLLNGMITLFVQPLIYIYEKVFGLVSDVSLLELSDTNSKLLKELSNKAPGTFHHSLQVANLAEAAANEIGANAMLVRVGALYHDIGKMNDPTFFTENQITNVNPHDELSPLDSARVIIDHVIKGIEIARKNNIPDRIIDFIRSHHGTTMVYYFYKKQKDIGEEVNEENFRYPGPLPFSRETAILMMADSVEAASKSLKNPTFLIIDEFVDKIISGQMKANQFLNADITFKEIETIKKIFKQKLINIYHLRVEYPE, encoded by the coding sequence TTGGATAATCTCTACAAACAGCAGTCGCTAATTTTTAAGTATATACTATATATAGCTTCGGTGGCTTTTATTGTCTTTTTTCTGCCTAAGGGAGGTAAATTTAAATATGAGTTTCAAAAAGGAAAGCCTTGGCAATATGAAAATCTATATGCTCCATTTGATTTTTCAATAAAAAAAACAGATAAAGAAATTGAAAAAGAGAAGCAGTCCATTGAAAGTAGTCAACTGCCTTACTATTATTATGATCAAGCAATCGTTGAAAATGTAGATGAAAAATTTATTATACGGTTTGATGAAAAATGGAATTCTATAGAATTAAGAGTTAATCAGAAAAACCGTTTAAAAGCTGTTTCTAAAATTATATTAGATTCTATTTATGCAAGGGGAATTTTGCAGAACAATGGTAAACAAGTTCAACGAGATTTTATTTTTTTAGTTAAGGACAATGAAGCAAAAAAGGTAAGAGTTACTGAGTTTTACAGGGTAAATGAAGTTAATAGGCTAATAAATACAATTTTAGCGCAAAATAATTTGTCTGTTTTTGAGAACGAAACGCAATCCCTTTTTTTTGATTTAATCACCCCAAATGTAAACTTCGATAATAATCTAACTCAAAAAGCTAGAGATGAAGCCCTTTCAAAATTATCGTATACCAGAGGTACTGTTGATCAGGGAAGATTAATTATTGCCAAAGGGGAGGTAGTAGAGGCAGAGAATTTAAAAGTGTTAGAGTCCCTAAAGGACGAGTATGAATCGGAATTATGGACAGCCAGTAATTATTACTATATACTCATAGGTTATACTGTGTTGGTTGCTCTTGTTTTGATAATGCTTTTCCTATTCCTTAAGAAATATAGAAAAACGGTTTATGATAATAATGTCAAGGTAACTTTTATATTTTTTAATATATTGTTAATGGTATTTATAACCACCATGGTCGTTAAATATAATGATCAATTGGTTTTTGTGGTGCCGCTGTGTATACTTCCCTTAATTCTAAAGACCTTTTTTGATGCTAGGCTAGGTTTATTTGTACACGTATTGGCTGTATTAATTTTGGGCTTTGTAGTACCAAATAGCTTTGAATATATTTTTCTTCAAATTATTACGGGAATCGTAACCATATTAACGGTATCTGAATTATATAAAAGAGCTAATTTATTTGTAAGTGTAGGGCAAATAACTCTAATCTATATTATTGGTTATTTGGCATTCCATACTATACATGAAGGGGATTTAAGCGATATAGAATGGTTTACCTTAGGTCTTTTTCTTTTAAATGGAATGATTACATTATTCGTACAGCCATTAATTTATATTTATGAAAAAGTATTTGGTTTAGTATCAGATGTATCGCTCTTAGAACTTTCAGATACGAATTCTAAACTATTAAAAGAACTTTCTAATAAAGCTCCAGGTACATTTCATCATTCTTTACAGGTAGCCAATTTAGCCGAAGCGGCAGCCAATGAAATTGGAGCAAATGCTATGTTAGTAAGGGTAGGGGCATTATATCATGATATAGGTAAAATGAACGACCCAACCTTTTTTACCGAAAACCAGATTACGAATGTAAATCCGCATGACGAATTAAGTCCTTTAGATAGTGCTAGAGTTATAATTGATCATGTAATTAAAGGTATTGAAATTGCACGAAAGAATAATATTCCTGACAGAATTATAGACTTCATTCGTTCTCATCATGGTACTACAATGGTTTATTATTTTTATAAAAAACAAAAAGATATAGGCGAAGAAGTAAATGAAGAGAATTTTAGGTACCCTGGGCCTTTACCATTTTCACGAGAAACAGCCATTTTAATGATGGCCGATTCTGTTGAGGCAGCATCAAAAAGTTTAAAAAACCCTACCTTTTTGATTATAGATGAGTTTGTGGATAAGATAATTTCTGGTCAAATGAAGGCGAACCAATTTTTAAATGCCGATATTACTTTTAAGGAAATAGAAACAATTAAGAAAATCTTTAAACAAAAGCTTATAAATATCTATCATTTGCGTGTGGAATATCCTGAATAA
- a CDS encoding acetyl-CoA C-acyltransferase — MKEVVIVSAVRTPIGSFMGALSTMPAPKLGAIAIEGALKKINLDPALVNEVLMGNVVQAGTGQAPARQAAIFAGIPNTVPCTTINKVCASGMKAVMQGAQAIAIGDADIVVAGGMENMSLIPHYVEMRTGTKFGPTTLIDGMQKDGLVDAYDENAMGVCADACATKYEFSREDQDAYAIQSYTRSAKAWEDGKFDNEVIPVAVPQRRGEPKIVNKDEEFSNVFIDKIPNLRPAFSKDGTVTAANASTINDGAAALVLMSREKANELNLKPLAIIKSYADAAHEPEWFTTAPAKALPKALAKSNLTIDTIDFFEFNEAFSVVGLANMKLLGLNDKNVNVNGGAVSLGHPLGCSGARILITLLNVLEQNNAKLGAAAICNGGGGASAIIIERI; from the coding sequence ATGAAAGAGGTTGTTATTGTTTCAGCTGTAAGAACACCCATTGGAAGTTTTATGGGTGCATTATCAACAATGCCCGCTCCAAAACTTGGAGCTATCGCTATTGAAGGCGCATTAAAAAAAATAAACTTGGACCCTGCCTTGGTTAATGAAGTTTTAATGGGCAATGTTGTACAAGCTGGTACTGGTCAAGCACCAGCAAGACAAGCTGCCATTTTTGCAGGAATACCAAATACAGTTCCTTGTACTACTATAAATAAGGTTTGCGCATCGGGTATGAAAGCTGTTATGCAAGGTGCTCAAGCAATTGCTATAGGCGATGCTGACATTGTTGTTGCAGGAGGAATGGAAAACATGAGTCTAATTCCGCATTACGTAGAAATGAGAACTGGCACTAAATTTGGGCCTACTACGCTTATAGATGGTATGCAAAAGGATGGTTTAGTAGACGCATATGACGAAAATGCTATGGGTGTATGTGCTGATGCTTGCGCTACTAAATATGAATTTAGTAGGGAAGATCAAGATGCTTATGCCATACAATCCTACACAAGGTCTGCAAAGGCATGGGAAGATGGTAAATTTGATAATGAAGTTATACCAGTTGCCGTTCCACAAAGACGAGGAGAACCGAAAATAGTTAACAAAGACGAAGAGTTTAGCAATGTTTTTATTGATAAGATTCCTAATTTAAGACCTGCATTTTCAAAAGATGGTACCGTTACCGCTGCTAATGCTTCAACCATAAATGATGGTGCAGCAGCTTTAGTCCTAATGAGTAGAGAAAAGGCAAATGAATTAAATTTAAAACCCTTAGCAATTATTAAAAGCTATGCAGATGCCGCTCATGAGCCAGAGTGGTTTACCACTGCGCCAGCAAAAGCACTTCCTAAGGCTTTAGCTAAATCTAACTTAACAATTGATACTATAGACTTTTTTGAGTTTAACGAGGCGTTTTCAGTGGTTGGTCTTGCTAACATGAAATTATTAGGTTTAAATGATAAGAATGTAAATGTAAATGGCGGCGCAGTTTCTCTTGGCCACCCTCTAGGATGTTCTGGTGCTAGAATACTTATTACTTTATTAAATGTATTAGAACAAAACAACGCAAAACTTGGTGCCGCGGCAATATGTAATGGCGGAGGCGGTGCATCTGCTATAATTATTGAAAGAATCTAA
- a CDS encoding tetratricopeptide repeat protein, producing the protein MKNRILLAAALTFTMVGFAQKNEIKDAEKALKSGDAAAAQTAIEAASGTIASADEKTQAQYYFTKGKIYSDLAKKGNNDAFEKSATSFKKVIELEEKSGKKKYSDETSQYMNALTADLVNSAVTDNGNQKFKEAAEKLYMSYTLSPKDTSYLYYAAGSAVNGGHYEMALDYYNKLQDVGYDGSGTVYKATNDASGEVEEMDKVQRDLMVKSGSYSNPIDEKTPSKKAEIVKNTALIYTQLGQDEKALEAYQAARKNDPEDVNLILNEANLYFNQGNKDKFKELMAQAIALAPDNPDLHYNVGVINMEQENYVDARASYKKAIEIDPNYTNAYLNLSTTYVNEGNGLIDQMNSLGNSRADIAKYEELKKTKDSLFKQGADVLEAALKTSPDNENVMTQLKNIYGAMGDNENFMKMKKLLGE; encoded by the coding sequence ATGAAAAATAGGATATTACTTGCAGCGGCATTGACTTTTACGATGGTTGGTTTTGCGCAAAAAAATGAAATAAAAGATGCGGAAAAAGCATTAAAATCTGGTGATGCCGCTGCCGCCCAAACGGCTATAGAAGCTGCATCGGGTACTATTGCATCTGCAGATGAAAAAACACAGGCGCAATATTATTTTACAAAAGGTAAAATTTATAGCGATTTAGCTAAAAAAGGAAATAATGATGCATTTGAGAAATCTGCAACATCCTTTAAAAAAGTTATTGAGCTTGAGGAGAAATCAGGTAAGAAAAAATATTCTGATGAAACAAGTCAGTATATGAATGCCTTAACTGCAGATCTTGTCAATTCAGCAGTAACTGATAATGGAAATCAGAAATTCAAAGAAGCTGCGGAAAAATTATACATGAGTTACACTTTGAGTCCAAAAGATACTTCTTATTTGTATTATGCGGCAGGAAGTGCTGTTAATGGAGGTCATTATGAAATGGCATTAGATTACTACAATAAATTACAAGATGTAGGTTATGACGGTAGTGGAACTGTATATAAGGCAACTAATGATGCATCTGGTGAGGTAGAGGAAATGGATAAGGTACAACGTGATTTAATGGTGAAATCTGGAAGCTATTCAAATCCTATTGACGAAAAAACGCCATCAAAAAAGGCTGAAATTGTAAAGAATACAGCTTTAATTTATACGCAATTAGGTCAAGATGAAAAAGCTTTAGAAGCCTATCAAGCAGCCCGTAAGAATGATCCAGAAGATGTAAACCTTATTCTTAATGAGGCCAACCTATATTTTAATCAAGGAAACAAAGACAAATTTAAGGAGTTAATGGCTCAAGCTATAGCATTGGCCCCAGATAATCCAGATCTTCATTATAATGTTGGTGTTATTAATATGGAGCAAGAGAATTATGTTGATGCAAGAGCTTCATACAAAAAGGCGATAGAAATAGATCCTAATTATACTAACGCATATTTAAATCTTTCTACTACCTATGTTAATGAAGGTAACGGTCTAATTGATCAGATGAACTCTTTAGGTAATTCTAGAGCGGATATTGCAAAGTATGAAGAATTAAAGAAGACAAAAGATAGTTTGTTTAAGCAAGGTGCAGATGTTTTAGAAGCAGCTTTGAAAACTAGTCCGGATAATGAAAATGTAATGACTCAACTAAAGAATATATATGGAGCAATGGGTGATAATGAAAATTTCATGAAAATGAAAAAGTTATTAGGAGAGTAA
- the gyrA gene encoding DNA gyrase subunit A, which yields MADGEKLIPINIEDEMKSAYIDYSMSVIVSRALPDVRDGLKPVHRRVLFGMHELGVRSNSSHKKSARIVGEVLGKYHPHGDTSVYDAMVRMAQEWSLRYMLVDGQGNFGSIDGDSPAAMRYTEARMRKIADDMLVDIEKETVDYQLNFDDSLKEPTVLPTRVPALLVNGASGIAVGMATNMPPHNLAEVVDGTVAYIENNDIEIDELITHIKAPDFPTGGIIYGYDGVKEAFHTGRGRVMMRAKATFEEVQGRECIIVHEIPYQVNKADMIKKTADLVNDKKIEGISNIRDESDRNGMRIVYILKRDAIPNIVLNMLFKYTALQTSFSVNNIALVNGRPQLLNVKEMIHYFVEHRHEVVVRRTQFELKKAEDRAHILEGLIIASDNIDEVIAIIRASSNADEARANLIERFKLSEIQAKAIVEMRLRQLTGLEQDKLRTEYDEIMLLITDLKDILDKKERRMQIIKDELLEIKDKYGDERRSVINIAGGDLSMEDMIPDEQVVITISHAGYIKRTPLTEYKTQNRGGVGQKASSTRNEDFLEHLFVGTNHQYMLFFTQKGKCFWMRVFEIPEGSRTSKGRAIQNLINIEQDDSVKAFICTQDLKDEDYVNSHFVIMATKKGIVKKTSLEQYSRPRQNGINAITVRDGDELLEAKLTTGTSEIFLGLKSGKAIRFEESKTRPMGRNASGVRGITLANDDDEVIGMVSVHNFEDEILVVSEKGYGKRSSIEDYRVTNRGGKGVKTISVTDKTGGLVAIKNVTDSDDLMIINRSGIAIRMSVEDLRVMGRATQGVRLINIKGNDSIAAVAKVMKEEEEDLEESEILDIEVDTEDGTEIDKDDTDDQTS from the coding sequence ATGGCTGACGGTGAAAAATTGATTCCTATTAATATCGAAGATGAAATGAAATCTGCCTACATTGATTACTCAATGTCGGTCATTGTGTCACGAGCCCTGCCAGATGTCAGGGACGGGTTAAAACCTGTACACAGAAGAGTTCTTTTTGGAATGCATGAATTAGGAGTTAGGAGTAATAGCTCTCATAAAAAATCTGCTCGTATTGTCGGGGAGGTTTTAGGTAAGTATCACCCGCACGGGGATACTTCTGTATATGACGCAATGGTGCGTATGGCCCAGGAATGGAGTCTGCGATATATGCTTGTGGATGGTCAAGGTAACTTTGGTTCTATAGATGGTGATAGCCCTGCGGCTATGCGATATACCGAGGCCCGAATGCGTAAGATTGCAGATGACATGCTCGTGGATATTGAAAAGGAAACGGTAGATTATCAACTGAATTTTGATGATTCGTTGAAAGAACCGACCGTATTACCTACTAGGGTTCCTGCTTTATTGGTTAACGGAGCGTCTGGTATAGCCGTAGGTATGGCGACAAATATGCCACCACATAATCTTGCGGAAGTAGTTGATGGTACGGTTGCCTATATAGAAAACAATGATATTGAAATTGACGAGCTGATAACTCATATTAAAGCACCTGATTTTCCAACAGGTGGTATCATATATGGTTATGACGGTGTCAAGGAAGCTTTTCATACAGGAAGGGGGCGTGTAATGATGCGTGCCAAAGCAACTTTTGAAGAGGTACAGGGTAGGGAGTGTATTATTGTTCATGAGATTCCTTATCAAGTGAACAAGGCGGATATGATTAAGAAAACAGCCGACCTTGTTAATGATAAAAAGATTGAGGGGATTTCAAACATTAGGGACGAATCTGATCGTAACGGTATGCGTATCGTTTATATTTTAAAAAGAGATGCAATTCCTAACATAGTACTTAATATGTTGTTTAAGTATACAGCATTACAAACTTCATTTAGTGTTAATAACATTGCCTTGGTTAACGGAAGGCCTCAGTTATTGAATGTGAAGGAAATGATTCATTATTTTGTGGAGCATCGTCATGAAGTTGTAGTTAGACGTACTCAGTTTGAATTAAAAAAGGCAGAAGATCGCGCGCACATTTTAGAAGGATTGATCATTGCTTCAGATAACATTGATGAAGTAATTGCGATAATAAGAGCTTCTAGTAATGCAGATGAAGCGAGAGCAAACTTAATAGAGCGCTTTAAATTAAGTGAAATACAGGCGAAGGCTATTGTGGAAATGCGATTGCGTCAGCTTACTGGTTTAGAGCAAGATAAACTTAGAACAGAATATGACGAGATAATGCTTCTTATTACGGATTTGAAGGATATCCTTGATAAGAAAGAGCGTAGGATGCAAATCATAAAAGATGAGCTTCTTGAAATTAAGGATAAATATGGTGATGAAAGAAGGTCTGTCATAAATATTGCAGGTGGAGACCTTAGTATGGAAGATATGATCCCAGATGAGCAAGTTGTTATTACTATTTCTCATGCTGGTTATATAAAAAGAACGCCTTTAACGGAATACAAGACACAAAATAGAGGTGGGGTTGGTCAAAAAGCATCTTCAACTAGAAACGAAGATTTCTTAGAACATCTTTTTGTAGGTACTAATCATCAATACATGTTATTCTTTACTCAAAAAGGAAAATGTTTCTGGATGAGGGTATTTGAAATTCCCGAAGGCAGTAGAACATCTAAAGGTAGAGCAATACAAAATCTTATCAATATAGAGCAAGACGATAGTGTAAAAGCATTTATTTGTACGCAAGATTTAAAAGATGAGGATTATGTAAATAGCCACTTTGTTATTATGGCTACTAAAAAAGGTATCGTTAAGAAAACATCTTTAGAACAATATTCAAGACCACGACAAAATGGTATTAATGCAATTACTGTGCGTGATGGTGATGAATTGCTAGAAGCAAAATTAACCACGGGAACAAGTGAAATATTCTTAGGCCTTAAATCTGGTAAAGCTATTCGTTTTGAAGAAAGTAAAACTAGGCCAATGGGAAGAAATGCATCTGGTGTTCGTGGTATTACTTTAGCCAATGATGATGATGAAGTAATAGGTATGGTTTCCGTGCATAACTTTGAAGATGAAATTTTAGTAGTTTCAGAGAAGGGTTATGGCAAGCGATCAAGTATCGAGGATTACAGGGTAACTAATAGAGGTGGTAAGGGTGTTAAGACAATCAGTGTCACCGATAAAACCGGCGGACTTGTTGCTATTAAAAACGTTACCGATTCAGATGATTTAATGATCATTAATAGATCGGGAATTGCAATTCGTATGAGCGTTGAAGATTTACGCGTAATGGGAAGAGCAACACAAGGTGTTAGGTTGATCAATATTAAAGGAAACGATTCTATTGCAGCAGTAGCTAAGGTGATGAAGGAAGAGGAAGAAGATTTAGAAGAATCGGAAATTCTTGATATTGAGGTCGATACCGAAGATGGCACAGAGATTGATAAAGATGATACTGATGATCAAACATCATAA